tgatttttgtttttttttttgaagctaTGTTATTGGTAAGGGTTACAGTAAGTAACACAGATCTCTTGATGCATTCACTTTCGGAATTCTAAAACAGTAAAGACATAATCAATGTAGAATGCCTGGATATGGGGGAAACCAGCCAAGTGACCAAGCTGCCGGTATTCTTCTTCAGTCCTGTGCTTACCCTTTGCCCTGTAGATCGTCATCACAAAGATGTCTCCTTCTAAGAGGGCACGTGTCCTTTGACTTTCATCAGTCTTCTCCGGCAGCACAGGCTCACAGACAATCATTTTCCCTCCAACTGGGAGTGCCTTGTAACAGTTCTCCATGATCAACTTCACTTCATCGTCTGTCCATGTCGTCAAGATCCACTGCCAAATTTCATTGTAGAAGATGATAATTAGCTTTCAAGTACATTGTGGGTGGAAAAGAGACACCCAACGCTGTTATTTGAGATAGCATTTGACAACTTAAAAGGTACTTAAAAAAA
Above is a genomic segment from Corylus avellana chromosome ca9, CavTom2PMs-1.0 containing:
- the LOC132191600 gene encoding nicotinate N-methyltransferase 1-like, with protein sequence MASLDLGSLKGNFDVAVCDNFAVAAVVISDSYGVTHVGGNMFESIPTADAIFMKWILTTWTDDEVKLIMENCYKALPVGGKMIVCEPVLPEKTDESQRTRALLEGDIFVMTIYRAKGKHRTEEEYRQLGHLAGFPHIQAFYIDYVFTVLEFRK